The sequence atatttcacaatagcctgagtctaatcaaaaaatttaactttaagaaaaagagaggtaaaataaaatgttcaaaaaaccATAtaaagtatatcctaagcaaaaagggggataattattaaaaaattggcGCCAGGTTATGAGCTTGTGTTTATATAGTTGggtatgatgttgaacaactttttaagtctgaatcaaatccatttttaaaacaaaacagataaaagtgcatcaaaaatttaacccaaatttaagtaaaaaagggggaaaattaatgaaaaattggtccagagttatgcacctttcgTAATGgggtgggtgatgatgttgaacaatattttaagtttgaatcaaatccattcagtaataacagacagagtgaaagtgcatcaaaactttaacctaaaatttaaaaaaaggggaaataacagaaaaattggTCCAAGGTTTGCACCCCTTGTTATacataagggtaatgatgttgaaaatttttaagtttgaaacagatccattcagtaataacagataaaatgaaagtgcataaaactttaacctgaaattcccaaataaaaaaggggaaaaattcatgaaaaattggcagAGTTAACCTTGTGTAATATGGGGGGTGATGATGTTGACAACTATTCAATTTGAATCAAaaaccatttagtaataacagaggtagagtgaaagtgcccaaaaattttaaaccctttaaattctaagtaaaaaggggggaattTAATTCAGAAACAAGAAATGTCGTAAAAACAGCCAAGCTGATATTCGAAATATTGCCAGAAGCAGGGGAAAATTTTTACCCAAAAAGTTAAAATCAAAAGAGTTTTTAaattcgaaaggggacataattttactaaaataataTCAAGGGTTTTGGGACTTGatgtttcaaaagtttttttttaacccaagaaaaaaatgttaagtttcaattcaatattgcattagtttttggggtgtaacttgcatgttaaactttaaccagaattttctaagtccaaaagggggcataatttgctcaaaatacatgttaagagttatggaacttgacccagtgaggttggtaattgaccttgaaaaagaataaataagtttcaaagctatatgccttttggtaatagctgtatgtacttgcacgcaaaactttaaccaggattttctaagtccaaaagggggcataatttgcccaaaatacatgtcagagttatgggacttggtgctatcaactagttttataaccccgaagacatatgtgaagtttcaatttaatatctgtagtagttttggagatagttacttgcatgtaaaactttaaccagaattttctaagtccaaaagggggtataatttgcccaaaatacgtgtcagagttatgggacttgacccagtgaggtaggtaattgacctagaaaaagaaaaaataagtttcaaatctatatgccttttagtaatagctgtatgtacttgcacgcaaactttaaccagaattttctaagtccaaaagggggcataatttggccaaaatacatgtcagagttatggggcttgacccagtgaggaaggttattgatctagaaaaagaaaaaataagtttcaaatctatatgccttttagtaatagctgtatgtacttgcacgcaaaactttaaccagaattttctaagtccaaaagggggcataatttggccaaaatgaaggtcagagttatgggacttggtgctatcaactagttttataaccccaaagacacatgtgaagtttcaattcaatatctgcattagttttggagatagtaacttgcatgtaaaactttaaccagaattttctaagtccaaaagggggcataatttgctcaaaatacatgtcagagttatgggacttgacccagtgaggtaggtaattgatctagaaaagaaaaaataagtttcaaatctatatgccttttagtaatagctgtatgtacttgcacgcaaaactttaaccagaattttctaagtccaaaagggggcataatttggccaaaatgaaggtcagagttatgggacttggtgctatcaactagttttataaccccgaagacacatgtgaagtttcaattcaatatctgcattagttttggagatagtaacttgcatgtaaaactttaaccaaaattttctaagtccaaaagggggcataatttgctcaaaatacatgtcagagttatgggacttgacccagagaggtaggtaattgacctagaaaaagaataaataagtttcaaagctatatgcctttaaatgatagctgtatgtacttgcatgcaaaaacttaaccaaggtgtgacgccgacgccgacgccgacgccgacgccgacgccaggggtgagtagaatagctagactattcttcgaatagtcgagctaaaaatggtgccagagttatgcaccttctgtcatatgatgtgggtgatgatgttgaacaactattttaagtttgaatcaaatccattcagtaataacagagatagagtgaaagtgcatcaaaactttaagctgaaaatctaagtgaaaaggggggataattcatgaaatattggtgccagagttatggcccttatgtcagatgatgtggatgatgatgaggaataagtatttcaagtttgaatcaaatccatcaagtaattacagagataagttgaaaaaagagaaagtgcaccaaaactttaaccaaggtggggacgcggaaggacgccgacgccgacaccggggcgagtaggatagctctccttatacttcgtatagtcgagctaaaaaggcaaactcacttgccaccagcaagctaaaggttaatggaTATTCAGACACTTTAAGCCCATAAATTGACAAccataataaatatatcaattttccCATCATTATTCTGTCCATAATATGAAAGTTTAAAGAACTGGTATACCTACAAGAAAtgaatcaattaaaaaaaaaccttcactaagactttaaaaataaatcaaacaggCACAGATAAATCAAGCTGATAAAAAAATCtcgaataaaaaataaacataaaaaatcttaaatacaaaataaatatttaaattcatttgaaaatccCCAGCAGATTTCCATATTAAGGCAAGATAGCTAAAGATGGCCATGTTGCTAGGGTATAGATAACTGGTGTTTGCTCGTAAGAGAGAAGATGTCCCATGTTTTATCAATGATTAATTATCCATAGTCGTTACTTTATTGATTATAGATTTGTTAAGTCAAGGTACATGCTCTTGAAAATTTATCTTAAACTCAGTCAATATATTGTTGTGTATTGGAATGTTGGAACTTCAAAGATATATTAGGTTAGATACCAGGTTTTTCtctttttacataaaatcacACTGTTTTGAGATGGTGCCCTGTTTAAGACATTCTAAGTCAGAACTAGATAAAAATTTAATGCGTCTAAATTTACATCTGCTTGTCTTTTCAGGCTGTGGTTTTAAAGTACGAAGATAAATTACACAGTACATGATTGGAACATTTTCTTCAAAACAATGTCTGGTACAGGTGCTATGGATAACAATATGCTCACTATTAGTGAACTCTTAGAGACTGGTTTCATCAAATGTTCAATCTGCAAATCAGTCTACCAAGATCCTAGACTACTTCCCTGTCTTCACACTTTCTGTCATAAATGCATACAAGGAATCACTGAAATTGAAAAGCCATCTAAATCTTCTAAGAACCAGACTGAAAGTCCTAACCAATTACAGACTGTGAATggaaatgaagaagaaaatgaaaccAATGATGAGAAGAAAACTGGAAAGAAAATGAAACTAGTCTGTCCAGTCTGTGTGTCTCCGATTGAAGTTGGTATAACAGATAAGAAACCAAATGAATTTCCATCAAATACATTTATGAAAGATCTAAGTGACATGTTTGATTATAAACATGAGAAAGAAAGGCAATGTGAATATTGTAAATTTGATGGCAAGATAACTTCAGCAAGTTCACTCTGCTTGGATTGCCATGACAACATGTGTCAAGGTTGCACAGGAGCACATTTCAGAACAAAGGTCACAAGAACTCACAAGGTCATTCCTTACTCTCAAGTGCAGAAAGGTCTTTATGACACTGACATTCGGGAATACCAGACACCTACATGTACAAAGCATGCAGATGAGCCACTGAACATATTCTGTGAGAAATGTGAACTACTGATATGTAAAGAATGCAAAGTTGGTAACCATGACGACCACAAATGGTCAAGTGCAGATAAAGCAGTCCTGAAGTATGAGGTCCAGATGATAAACTTACTAAAAGGTATCCAGCAGCAAATTCCATCCATTCATAAATACGTACAGTTTCTGTCTAACTATGAAAAATCTATCGAAGGAGGTAGAGAGAAACTCACAAACAGCATCAAGAAACAGGCAGATGAGTTACACAGAATGATAGATGAACAAAAGGCCAGCAGCCTGGAGGCTGTGAACAATGCCTGTGATACAGAGAGATGCGAAATCCAGGTGAGGAGTTCGAATCTCCAAACGGCCGCAACCTCCCTGGAAAACAATGAAGAGTATCTGAGACAGCTGTTGAAACACGGCAAGCCAGAGGAGGTGTTAACACTACATAGGGAGATCACACAGCGGCTAACACAGCTTACACATATGCAAATGGATGGTATAACAGCAAGACTGAAGACTGATTTTATTCCTGGAAGCTCAACACTGAGGAACATACAAACTGTATTTGGGAAACTTTCTATTGATCATGTTCCTCTAAAACATTCTGAGAGTGGTTTGGCTTCTGGCAGTGCTCTTCAAATCTCCAACATGTTACCTAACGTACGGAACACACCAGAACTGATTCTAGAATTTAATGGTGAAGGTATGTCTGACACTAAAGAAGTATGGCCAACTGGTGTCGCAGTTACAAAAGATGATGAACTTGTTATAGTTGACAGAGATAATAAGAAAGTCAAAATTTATGAAAGAAATGGAAAGTTAAAACAGGAAATTCATGGCAAAGGGGAGAATAAGCTTGAAACTCCATTTGATGTTACGGTTCTGAAATCTGGGGATTTAGCAGTCTCTGACCATGAAGCTGAAAATGTGAAGCTATTCACTTCTACTGGGGAGCATACATTAACAATCACAGATGGAATAAAATATCCAAGGGGAATAACTACCAACACAAAGGGAGAAGTTATTATTCTAGATTGTCAATTACAACAAGTAACAGTTCATGACCCAAAAAGTGGGGCATTAATCAAAACAATTGAAGGCAAGGACACCAAAGGAATTAAGGTCCTAGTTGACCCTTATTACATCACTGTGACCCCACAAGATAACATTATAGTAACTGACACCGCATCACCAAATATAAAAGTCTTCAGCCCTGACGGGAAATACCTCGCAAACTATGGCCACTATGGTATGAGAAATGACGAAGTTCTTCAGCCTTATGGTGT is a genomic window of Mercenaria mercenaria strain notata chromosome 18, MADL_Memer_1, whole genome shotgun sequence containing:
- the LOC123537874 gene encoding E3 ubiquitin-protein ligase TRIM71-like — its product is MSGTGAMDNNMLTISELLETGFIKCSICKSVYQDPRLLPCLHTFCHKCIQGITEIEKPSKSSKNQTESPNQLQTVNGNEEENETNDEKKTGKKMKLVCPVCVSPIEVGITDKKPNEFPSNTFMKDLSDMFDYKHEKERQCEYCKFDGKITSASSLCLDCHDNMCQGCTGAHFRTKVTRTHKVIPYSQVQKGLYDTDIREYQTPTCTKHADEPLNIFCEKCELLICKECKVGNHDDHKWSSADKAVLKYEVQMINLLKGIQQQIPSIHKYVQFLSNYEKSIEGGREKLTNSIKKQADELHRMIDEQKASSLEAVNNACDTERCEIQVRSSNLQTAATSLENNEEYLRQLLKHGKPEEVLTLHREITQRLTQLTHMQMDGITARLKTDFIPGSSTLRNIQTVFGKLSIDHVPLKHSESGLASGSALQISNMLPNVRNTPELILEFNGEGMSDTKEVWPTGVAVTKDDELVIVDRDNKKVKIYERNGKLKQEIHGKGENKLETPFDVTVLKSGDLAVSDHEAENVKLFTSTGEHTLTITDGIKYPRGITTNTKGEVIILDCQLQQVTVHDPKSGALIKTIEGKDTKGIKVLVDPYYITVTPQDNIIVTDTASPNIKVFSPDGKYLANYGHYGMRNDEVLQPYGVCCDHYGYIFVADNQNHRIHLLLPDGKLSKFLLTKTESLWHPMGLALTENGNLVVTEALGKVKIYKYI